From the Macaca nemestrina isolate mMacNem1 chromosome 7, mMacNem.hap1, whole genome shotgun sequence genome, one window contains:
- the LOC139364423 gene encoding golgin subfamily A member 6C-like isoform X1 codes for MWPQPCLPPHPAMLEETRESKLAAAKKKLKEYQQRNSPGVPAGVKMKKKNTGRSPETTTSGGCHSPGDSRYQELEVALDSSSATINQLNENIESLKQQKKQVEHQLEEEKKANNDIHKAQTEQLETINILTLEKADLKTTLYHTKRAARHFEEESKDLAGRLQSSLQRIQELERALSAVCTQQREEDRSSNRSEAVLQRQLRQTLKERALLNAHVTQVTESLKQVKLERDEYAEHIKGERARWQERMRKMSVEAHTLKEEKKRDIHRIQELERSLSEIKPQMAEPPSPAPPAGPSDVEQLQDEAKHLRKEVESLVEKLQSQVENNQALNLLSKEQKERLQEQEERLREQEERRLREQEGLCEQKERLQEQGERLRKQEERLRKQEERLRMEEERLQKQEKRLWDQEERLWEKEERLRKQEERLRMQDRFALSQNQKLDKQLPEPQCGFKDLNENKSALQLEQQVKELQEKLSEEHLEAASQQNRHLEAQLSLMALPGEGDEGGHLDGEEEEAPQLMPSFPKDLESQEAMSSFMDLPKEKADGKEQVEKQELGFIQLSGAREGMREYVTIYESHGAVPNTRHQEDIIRLAQKEEEMKVKLLEMQEPVLLLMGHHEGHDKFLPTAQNSAEEPAPGAPAPQELGAVEKQGDLCEVSLADSVEPAAGEAREGSPRGNPTAEKIVQLLPVMQDTQEHPGLASKPCIPFFYRAVENREINIIII; via the exons ATGTGGCCCcaaccctgcctccctccccaccccgcgATGTTAGAAGAAACTCGAGAGAGCAAATTGGCAGCAgccaagaaaaag CTAAAAGAATATCAGCAGAGGAACAGCCCTGGTGTTCCGGCAGGAgtgaagatgaaaaagaaaaatactggccGTAGCCCTGAGACAACCACTTCTGGTGGTTGCCACTCACCTGGGGAT AGCCGGTACCAAGAACTGGAAGTAGCCTTGGACTCAAGCTCCGCAACAATCAATCAACTAAATGAAAACATAGAATCATTG aaacaacagaagaaacaagTGGAACATCAGCTGGAAGAA gaaaagaaagcaaacaatgaCATACACAAAGCACAGACGGAGCAGTTAGAG ACAATCAACATCCTCACATTGGAAAAGGCAGACTTGAAGACCACCCTTTACCATACTAAACGTGCCGCCAGACACTTCGAAG AAGAGTCCAAGGATCTGGCCGGCCGCCTGCAATCCTCCTTACAGCGTATTCAAGAATTGGAGCGGGCTCTCTCTGCTGTGTGTACACAGCAGCGGGAAGAGGACAGG TCCTCGAACCGCAGTGAAGCAGTCCTCCAGCGGCAGTTACGGCAGACCTTAAAGGAGCGGGCGCTGCTGAACGCACACGTGACACAA GTGACAGAGTCATTGAAACAAGTCAAGCTGGAGAGAGACGAATATGCTGAACATATAAAAGGAGAGAGGGCCCGGTGGCAGGAGAGGATGCGGAAAATGTCGGTGGAG GCTCACACattgaaggaggagaagaagcgTGACATACATCGGATACAGGAGCTGGAGAGGAGCTTGTCCGAAATCAAACCCCAGATGG CTGAGCCCCCATCCCCAGCGCCCCCAGCAGGGCCCTCTGACGTGGAGCAGCTACAAGATGAGGCCAAACACCTGAGGAAGGAGGTGGAGAGTTTGGTGGAAAAACTCCAATCCCAGGTGGAAAACAACCAGGCCTTGAATCTCCTGAGCAAGGAGCAAAAGGAGAGGCttcaggagcaggaggagaggctccgggagcaggaggagaggaggcttCGGGAGCAGGAGGGGCTGTGTGAGCAAAAGGAGAGGCTTCAGGAGCAGGGTGAGAGGCTGCGAAAGCAGGAAGAGAGGCTGCGAAAGCAGGAAGAGAGACTGCGAATGGAAGAGGAGAGGCTGCAAAAGCAGGAGAAGAGGCTGTGGGATCAGGAAGAGAGGctgtgggagaaggaggagaggctACGAAAGCAGGAGGAGAGGCTGCGAATGCAGGACAGGTTCGCACTGTCCCAGAACCAAAAGCTCGACAAGCAGCTGCCCGAGCCACAGTGCGGCTTCAAAGATCTG AACGAGAACAAGAGTGCACTGCAGTTGGAGCAGCAAGTAAAGGAGCTGCAGGAGAAGCTGAGTGAG GAGCACCTCGAAGCTGCCAGCCAGCAGAATCGACACCTAGAGGCCCAGTTGAGCCTCATGGCTCTCCCTGGAGAAG GAGATGAAGGAGGACATCTGGAcggtgaggaggaggaggcgccTCAGCTGATGCCAAGCTTCCCAAAGGACCTGGAGAGCCAGGAGGCCATG AGCAGCTTTATGGACCTCCCGAAGGAGAAGGCAGACGGGAAGGAGCAGGTGGAAAAACAAGAGCTTGGATTCATCCAGCTCTCTGGAGCAAGAGAGGGCATGA GAGAGTACGTCACCATATATGAGAGCCATGGGGCAGTGCCAAACACACGGCACCAAGAGGACATCATCAGGCTGgcccagaaggaggaggagatgaaG GTGAAGCTGTTGGAAATGCAGGAGCCGGTGTTACTGCTCATGGGCCACCACGAGGGGCATGACAAATTCCTCCCCACTGCACAGAACTCTGCTGAGGAGCCCGCTCCAGGGGCCCCAGCCCCCCAGGAGCTTGGGGCTGTGGAGAAGCAGGGTG ATCTTTGTGAGGTGAGCCTGGCGGACAGCGTGGAGCCTGCAGcgggagaggccagggagggtTCTCCCCGTGGCAACCCCACCGCAGAGAAGATCGTGCAGCTGCTTCCTGTAATGCAGGACACCCAGGAGCACCCAGGCTTGGCCAGCAAACCCTGCATCCCATTCTTTTACCGGGCAGTGGAGAACAGGGagatcaacatcatcatcatctga
- the LOC139364423 gene encoding golgin subfamily A member 6C-like isoform X3: protein MEFHHVDQAGLKLLTSRDPTASASQCAGITCSRYQELEVALDSSSATINQLNENIESLKQQKKQVEHQLEEEKKANNDIHKAQTEQLETINILTLEKADLKTTLYHTKRAARHFEEESKDLAGRLQSSLQRIQELERALSAVCTQQREEDRSSNRSEAVLQRQLRQTLKERALLNAHVTQVTESLKQVKLERDEYAEHIKGERARWQERMRKMSVEAHTLKEEKKRDIHRIQELERSLSEIKPQMAEPPSPAPPAGPSDVEQLQDEAKHLRKEVESLVEKLQSQVENNQALNLLSKEQKERLQEQEERLREQEERRLREQEGLCEQKERLQEQGERLRKQEERLRKQEERLRMEEERLQKQEKRLWDQEERLWEKEERLRKQEERLRMQDRFALSQNQKLDKQLPEPQCGFKDLNENKSALQLEQQVKELQEKLSEEHLEAASQQNRHLEAQLSLMALPGEGDEGGHLDGEEEEAPQLMPSFPKDLESQEAMSSFMDLPKEKADGKEQVEKQELGFIQLSGAREGMREYVTIYESHGAVPNTRHQEDIIRLAQKEEEMKVKLLEMQEPVLLLMGHHEGHDKFLPTAQNSAEEPAPGAPAPQELGAVEKQGDLCEVSLADSVEPAAGEAREGSPRGNPTAEKIVQLLPVMQDTQEHPGLASKPCIPFFYRAVENREINIIII, encoded by the exons atggagtttcaccatgtagaccaggctggtctcaaactcctgacctcaagggatccaaccgcctctgcctcccaatgtgctgggattacatgc AGCCGGTACCAAGAACTGGAAGTAGCCTTGGACTCAAGCTCCGCAACAATCAATCAACTAAATGAAAACATAGAATCATTG aaacaacagaagaaacaagTGGAACATCAGCTGGAAGAA gaaaagaaagcaaacaatgaCATACACAAAGCACAGACGGAGCAGTTAGAG ACAATCAACATCCTCACATTGGAAAAGGCAGACTTGAAGACCACCCTTTACCATACTAAACGTGCCGCCAGACACTTCGAAG AAGAGTCCAAGGATCTGGCCGGCCGCCTGCAATCCTCCTTACAGCGTATTCAAGAATTGGAGCGGGCTCTCTCTGCTGTGTGTACACAGCAGCGGGAAGAGGACAGG TCCTCGAACCGCAGTGAAGCAGTCCTCCAGCGGCAGTTACGGCAGACCTTAAAGGAGCGGGCGCTGCTGAACGCACACGTGACACAA GTGACAGAGTCATTGAAACAAGTCAAGCTGGAGAGAGACGAATATGCTGAACATATAAAAGGAGAGAGGGCCCGGTGGCAGGAGAGGATGCGGAAAATGTCGGTGGAG GCTCACACattgaaggaggagaagaagcgTGACATACATCGGATACAGGAGCTGGAGAGGAGCTTGTCCGAAATCAAACCCCAGATGG CTGAGCCCCCATCCCCAGCGCCCCCAGCAGGGCCCTCTGACGTGGAGCAGCTACAAGATGAGGCCAAACACCTGAGGAAGGAGGTGGAGAGTTTGGTGGAAAAACTCCAATCCCAGGTGGAAAACAACCAGGCCTTGAATCTCCTGAGCAAGGAGCAAAAGGAGAGGCttcaggagcaggaggagaggctccgggagcaggaggagaggaggcttCGGGAGCAGGAGGGGCTGTGTGAGCAAAAGGAGAGGCTTCAGGAGCAGGGTGAGAGGCTGCGAAAGCAGGAAGAGAGGCTGCGAAAGCAGGAAGAGAGACTGCGAATGGAAGAGGAGAGGCTGCAAAAGCAGGAGAAGAGGCTGTGGGATCAGGAAGAGAGGctgtgggagaaggaggagaggctACGAAAGCAGGAGGAGAGGCTGCGAATGCAGGACAGGTTCGCACTGTCCCAGAACCAAAAGCTCGACAAGCAGCTGCCCGAGCCACAGTGCGGCTTCAAAGATCTG AACGAGAACAAGAGTGCACTGCAGTTGGAGCAGCAAGTAAAGGAGCTGCAGGAGAAGCTGAGTGAG GAGCACCTCGAAGCTGCCAGCCAGCAGAATCGACACCTAGAGGCCCAGTTGAGCCTCATGGCTCTCCCTGGAGAAG GAGATGAAGGAGGACATCTGGAcggtgaggaggaggaggcgccTCAGCTGATGCCAAGCTTCCCAAAGGACCTGGAGAGCCAGGAGGCCATG AGCAGCTTTATGGACCTCCCGAAGGAGAAGGCAGACGGGAAGGAGCAGGTGGAAAAACAAGAGCTTGGATTCATCCAGCTCTCTGGAGCAAGAGAGGGCATGA GAGAGTACGTCACCATATATGAGAGCCATGGGGCAGTGCCAAACACACGGCACCAAGAGGACATCATCAGGCTGgcccagaaggaggaggagatgaaG GTGAAGCTGTTGGAAATGCAGGAGCCGGTGTTACTGCTCATGGGCCACCACGAGGGGCATGACAAATTCCTCCCCACTGCACAGAACTCTGCTGAGGAGCCCGCTCCAGGGGCCCCAGCCCCCCAGGAGCTTGGGGCTGTGGAGAAGCAGGGTG ATCTTTGTGAGGTGAGCCTGGCGGACAGCGTGGAGCCTGCAGcgggagaggccagggagggtTCTCCCCGTGGCAACCCCACCGCAGAGAAGATCGTGCAGCTGCTTCCTGTAATGCAGGACACCCAGGAGCACCCAGGCTTGGCCAGCAAACCCTGCATCCCATTCTTTTACCGGGCAGTGGAGAACAGGGagatcaacatcatcatcatctga
- the LOC139364423 gene encoding golgin subfamily A member 6C-like isoform X2: MWPQPCLPPHPAMLEETRESKLAAAKKKLKEYQQRNSPGVPAGVKMKKKNTGRSPETTTSGGCHSPGDSRYQELEVALDSSSATINQLNENIESLKQQKKQVEHQLEEEKKANNDIHKAQTEQLETINILTLEKADLKTTLYHTKRAARHFEEESKDLAGRLQSSLQRIQELERALSAVCTQQREEDRSSNRSEAVLQRQLRQTLKERALLNAHVTQVTESLKQVKLERDEYAEHIKGERARWQERMRKMSVEAHTLKEEKKRDIHRIQELERSLSEIKPQMAEPPSPAPPAGPSDVEQLQDEAKHLRKEVESLVEKLQSQVENNQALNLLSKEQKERLQEQEERLREQEERRLREQEGLCEQKERLQEQGERLRKQEERLRKQEERLRMEEERLQKQEKRLWDQEERLWEKEERLRKQEERLRMQDRFALSQNQKLDKQLPEPQCGFKDLEHLEAASQQNRHLEAQLSLMALPGEGDEGGHLDGEEEEAPQLMPSFPKDLESQEAMSSFMDLPKEKADGKEQVEKQELGFIQLSGAREGMREYVTIYESHGAVPNTRHQEDIIRLAQKEEEMKVKLLEMQEPVLLLMGHHEGHDKFLPTAQNSAEEPAPGAPAPQELGAVEKQGDLCEVSLADSVEPAAGEAREGSPRGNPTAEKIVQLLPVMQDTQEHPGLASKPCIPFFYRAVENREINIIII; encoded by the exons ATGTGGCCCcaaccctgcctccctccccaccccgcgATGTTAGAAGAAACTCGAGAGAGCAAATTGGCAGCAgccaagaaaaag CTAAAAGAATATCAGCAGAGGAACAGCCCTGGTGTTCCGGCAGGAgtgaagatgaaaaagaaaaatactggccGTAGCCCTGAGACAACCACTTCTGGTGGTTGCCACTCACCTGGGGAT AGCCGGTACCAAGAACTGGAAGTAGCCTTGGACTCAAGCTCCGCAACAATCAATCAACTAAATGAAAACATAGAATCATTG aaacaacagaagaaacaagTGGAACATCAGCTGGAAGAA gaaaagaaagcaaacaatgaCATACACAAAGCACAGACGGAGCAGTTAGAG ACAATCAACATCCTCACATTGGAAAAGGCAGACTTGAAGACCACCCTTTACCATACTAAACGTGCCGCCAGACACTTCGAAG AAGAGTCCAAGGATCTGGCCGGCCGCCTGCAATCCTCCTTACAGCGTATTCAAGAATTGGAGCGGGCTCTCTCTGCTGTGTGTACACAGCAGCGGGAAGAGGACAGG TCCTCGAACCGCAGTGAAGCAGTCCTCCAGCGGCAGTTACGGCAGACCTTAAAGGAGCGGGCGCTGCTGAACGCACACGTGACACAA GTGACAGAGTCATTGAAACAAGTCAAGCTGGAGAGAGACGAATATGCTGAACATATAAAAGGAGAGAGGGCCCGGTGGCAGGAGAGGATGCGGAAAATGTCGGTGGAG GCTCACACattgaaggaggagaagaagcgTGACATACATCGGATACAGGAGCTGGAGAGGAGCTTGTCCGAAATCAAACCCCAGATGG CTGAGCCCCCATCCCCAGCGCCCCCAGCAGGGCCCTCTGACGTGGAGCAGCTACAAGATGAGGCCAAACACCTGAGGAAGGAGGTGGAGAGTTTGGTGGAAAAACTCCAATCCCAGGTGGAAAACAACCAGGCCTTGAATCTCCTGAGCAAGGAGCAAAAGGAGAGGCttcaggagcaggaggagaggctccgggagcaggaggagaggaggcttCGGGAGCAGGAGGGGCTGTGTGAGCAAAAGGAGAGGCTTCAGGAGCAGGGTGAGAGGCTGCGAAAGCAGGAAGAGAGGCTGCGAAAGCAGGAAGAGAGACTGCGAATGGAAGAGGAGAGGCTGCAAAAGCAGGAGAAGAGGCTGTGGGATCAGGAAGAGAGGctgtgggagaaggaggagaggctACGAAAGCAGGAGGAGAGGCTGCGAATGCAGGACAGGTTCGCACTGTCCCAGAACCAAAAGCTCGACAAGCAGCTGCCCGAGCCACAGTGCGGCTTCAAAGATCTG GAGCACCTCGAAGCTGCCAGCCAGCAGAATCGACACCTAGAGGCCCAGTTGAGCCTCATGGCTCTCCCTGGAGAAG GAGATGAAGGAGGACATCTGGAcggtgaggaggaggaggcgccTCAGCTGATGCCAAGCTTCCCAAAGGACCTGGAGAGCCAGGAGGCCATG AGCAGCTTTATGGACCTCCCGAAGGAGAAGGCAGACGGGAAGGAGCAGGTGGAAAAACAAGAGCTTGGATTCATCCAGCTCTCTGGAGCAAGAGAGGGCATGA GAGAGTACGTCACCATATATGAGAGCCATGGGGCAGTGCCAAACACACGGCACCAAGAGGACATCATCAGGCTGgcccagaaggaggaggagatgaaG GTGAAGCTGTTGGAAATGCAGGAGCCGGTGTTACTGCTCATGGGCCACCACGAGGGGCATGACAAATTCCTCCCCACTGCACAGAACTCTGCTGAGGAGCCCGCTCCAGGGGCCCCAGCCCCCCAGGAGCTTGGGGCTGTGGAGAAGCAGGGTG ATCTTTGTGAGGTGAGCCTGGCGGACAGCGTGGAGCCTGCAGcgggagaggccagggagggtTCTCCCCGTGGCAACCCCACCGCAGAGAAGATCGTGCAGCTGCTTCCTGTAATGCAGGACACCCAGGAGCACCCAGGCTTGGCCAGCAAACCCTGCATCCCATTCTTTTACCGGGCAGTGGAGAACAGGGagatcaacatcatcatcatctga